The Crassostrea angulata isolate pt1a10 chromosome 1, ASM2561291v2, whole genome shotgun sequence nucleotide sequence CACCACATTTAAGAGGctgtatacatttaaaatttacttgtataaTAACAGTGTTTATATTGACATGGTGTGATCATGATAAATTAAAagatatgataaatataatGTATCACAGTATTGAAATATCCATTTATGATAATATAGAATCAACGCCAGTTCAACATGTATGAGAAATTTGAAGGATGTTAAGAAAAAATGGCAAGATCTCCAAAGCCACACTAAAAAGAAGGAGGCCAGTAGGTAAGAGAAAAATAGAAGTTATAGCAATGAACATGctattgaatattttgatatgaaatgaggagggggggggtcaaaattagttcacttacatatatatatgtagtacGCCAATGTTTAAAAATGGATCAGACCAGAGTATAATAAAAGAGAGATGATTTGAtctattttaacaaaaaataaatgcatgaatgataatttgattaaaattaattcaatagaAAATTGGACCTCAAAAAGACAGGTGGTGGACCACACCCTCCAGAACTAAAGTGTTGGGAGCAAAAGGTACAGCAAttacaatgtaaataaactgtaatTTAATCAATTGATAACCAAGGTAAGTATGTTGTTATACATACCTTGAAATTTAAGAAGCATTATCAAATGACACCATTGTGAAAAttggaatatttttaataaaagagtacattattgtatttttgtCATTGGAAATGAGATATGTTTTCTTGTGACAATTGATATGATAAATAATTGGTGTGTTTTTGTTCCTCACATCCTATCTGACATCAAATTATgtcaataaattcattttaaggACATAGAATATAGTTGATATATTGACTGGAAATCTATGGCAAATTATGGTTTTTTAAACTAAGGAGTTTGTCATAGTAACTTCTGTAAAAcctcaaaaattttttttataaagctaCATGAATGCATGTAGtacttattaattttaaaacaatatctttAGATCATTTCCGTCCTATCTAATGATGTTATTTCTGGTGTGGAGGGGGGATTCGACTCGCAAGACACTGCCAGTTTGTCCACAGGTAACCAAATATAGATAAAGTCATGTATTACGTACagtttgtaattatttttttaagtgaatGATATGCAAGATCTGAAAAGAAACATAAGGTCTTAATACTGAGATTCTTTATCATAGCAATTATTTTTCAACCATCTTATCCTCCTTTTCAGATACCGGTACTCTCTGCGGGAAAGAATCATCAAAGAGAAGATatggtataaatatattttaaaaaagactcttattccaaattaaataaattttgtatttgatttgaattcttgaataatttacatgtatttaaaaatattttcatggtAAAGGCTTTCAGATATTTGATTATGTACAAACCTATACAACTTTTTTCCCAGGGATATAAAATATCTTcataattaatttatgtataAAGAAACATTGATAATTATTGAGGTACCTATATCTGATTATCTTCGGAAACCAACGGACTGTCTCGCTTCTCTTACCGGGTTTCCGACGATAATCTGACAGAATGTAACATTTCAGGTGAGCTGGACAATGAACCAGAGGTGGGGATGGAGGCACCATCATCCTTCAGTAAGTTTCTTTGGATCTGGAATGCCCAATTCATAGGCATtgttttagcccccccccccccccccccccccccactttttattttgcattgttagacataatcaaaacaaaaactttttttttgcttgtctaGATTTCTGATGATTCTAGCCCCCTCACTTTTATTTTGCATCTGACATCACTGCGATTGTTCATTAGTAATGTATTGTAAAGAATGATTGATTGTACTAAATCTCTGAATTATCCATGTAGGTTTCTATCAAACACAGAagacatctacatgtaccagtaaCAGTAGATCTTCATGTTCAAGTAAGTACAATTCCTTTATCATGTACTGGACATGCAGTATATGTACTGTTGCATAATAATTAaccttgtaaaaaataatgaattgatactttgaatacagattgatttgaaattaaaatatctgatcaattttctttattcaaaatatttgattatagactttttttctatttcaaataGCAGCAAATTTATTTATAAGGAATTAATTACCTCAATCTGTACAATTTTGAAACCTGGAATGGATCagttaaatttacaatattgcaTAAACTGTTTCATTCCATATAACTTGAatattcaactttttgtttgcttttcttCTTTTAGATGACATGCAGTATTGAAAAAAGTTAAACCAATTTGGTTTGATATTCATATGTTCTTAATTCCAACACATTCATACTTATAGATGAAGAGGATAGCCAGCCAGCAGTACTTGTATCCCCAACAACTGCATTTACCAGTAGTAAGTAAAATTAAGTGGTATTTGAAGTATAAGGTAAAacttaattattataataaacaaattccatttatatttttatgctaGAACATGTCCATGATTATGATGGTTGTTCATTAGTGTTGTTGAcagtaaaatcaaagtactgaagtactgacggagttgattttatcgattattttttattttaaaattttgcgtggcaagtagtttctaatctgtattaatttgaattacgcacattttcataatatgaattatcGGGCTTTGAAAATTTCGAGAAGAATTTCTAGAAAAgtaccccatatgaatcatatttaaatattgaattaatcccatcaaactatgtatcagtaatcgaaattattctaaaaattaaacacacgtatggatccaagcaattgGATCAATTCgatctagtctcgttcaaccagacgctcggctgccTCCATTATTCTCCGTCTAGCAAGAGAGACttacggagacagctgagcgtctggttgaacactctggcgtaggaataaaTTTCACctttatatgaataaaatgatgaacttaatgaataaaaaatccaatagaaatatcattaaaaaatattttaatagagTATAGTTttggtgttgtttttttttttttgctcaattCTTTCATATctgaaattcaaacaaattaattcaCATCTCTCAATATATATGGAATTCCTTTATAACAATGGCAATAACTAGATTTACAAATTAGCTGTAATCATTTGGTCAGATAtacaaattattaaatattatcttAATTTATACAGTAATCATTAACACTAATATACATTCTAAAACACATATCTGATGCATATGCTAATTCTTAAATTGCATGCTATTTATAGAACATTACACAGAAGGTAGTGTTACATGTAACAACAGAAAGAAAGTCAATAGAGTCC carries:
- the LOC128156215 gene encoding myb-related transcription factor, partner of profilin-like — its product is MDNLNRKANWNESSVSLLVDLVTDPERWAVIRGKFSPSLTIQKKQRVWEEIAERINASSTCMRNLKDVKKKWQDLQSHTKKKEASRKLDLKKTGGGPHPPELKCWEQKIISVLSNDVISGVEGGFDSQDTASLSTDTGTLCGKESSKRRYGELDNEPEVGMEAPSSFSFYQTQKTSTCTSNSRSSCSNEEDSQPAVLVSPTTAFTSKHYTEGSVTCNNRKKVNRVPPESSMNQQRYIEIEEEKLAIMRENLEIEKRKLELLEQYVQWRVETPADHFVTPSVSPIIRGLIASNKHLTD